One region of Jatrophihabitans cynanchi genomic DNA includes:
- a CDS encoding methyltransferase domain-containing protein, whose product MRWDPAQYGRYAAERGRPFGDLLGRVGAAAPRRVVDLGCGPGTLTALLAARWPDALVEGVDASPEMIARAASVPGVVFGVGDVCEWTMPADCDVLISNATLQWVPGHDALLRSWARTLPLRGWLAFQVPGNFAAPSHALLRALAESERWAPLLGGVLRHEDAVLSPASYADLLLSCGLAVDVWETTYLHVLAGPDPVLEWMRGTGLRPVLGALADSRSPHPVPKSGPDISSVGGGSGSVGGGSGSVGGGSEAEGSAADAFEAEYAALLREAYPAGEHGTPFEFRRIFAVAHKP is encoded by the coding sequence ATGCGATGGGATCCGGCGCAGTACGGGCGGTACGCGGCCGAGCGCGGCCGTCCGTTCGGGGACCTGCTGGGGCGCGTCGGGGCCGCCGCGCCGCGCCGCGTCGTCGACCTGGGCTGCGGGCCGGGGACGCTGACCGCGCTGCTGGCAGCCCGCTGGCCGGACGCGCTGGTCGAGGGCGTGGACGCCTCGCCGGAGATGATCGCGCGAGCGGCGTCGGTGCCGGGCGTGGTGTTCGGCGTAGGTGACGTGTGCGAGTGGACGATGCCGGCCGACTGCGACGTGCTGATCTCCAACGCGACGCTGCAGTGGGTGCCCGGGCACGACGCGCTGCTGCGGTCCTGGGCGCGCACGCTGCCGCTGCGTGGCTGGCTGGCGTTCCAGGTTCCCGGCAACTTCGCCGCGCCGTCACACGCCCTGCTGCGCGCTCTTGCGGAGTCGGAGCGATGGGCGCCGCTGCTGGGTGGCGTGCTGCGGCACGAGGACGCTGTGCTCTCACCGGCGTCGTACGCGGACCTGCTGCTGTCCTGCGGCCTGGCGGTGGACGTCTGGGAGACGACGTACCTGCACGTGCTGGCCGGGCCCGACCCGGTGCTCGAGTGGATGCGCGGCACCGGGCTGCGTCCGGTGCTCGGCGCGCTGGCAGACTCCCGCTCCCCCCACCCGGTACCGAAATCCGGGCCCGACATTTCGTCAGTAGGTGGGGGGAGCGGGTCAGTCGGTGGGGGGAGCGGGTCAGTCGGTGGGGGAAGTGAGGCGGAGGGCAGCGCGGCCGACGCGTTCGAGGCCGAGTACGCGGCACTGCTGCGCGAGGCCTACCCGGCGGGCGAGCACGGCACCCCCTTCGAGTTCCGCCGCATCTTTGCGGTCGCCCACAAGCCCTGA
- a CDS encoding MarR family winged helix-turn-helix transcriptional regulator, with translation MRSDPKETGLRQVFDDLVRFETMLWNALDRRLQAECALSLGSLNTMLVIASTEHCRVYDIASALVITVGGASQAVDRLEAAGWCARQPNPADRRSSIVVLTERGEKLLAAGGAVFDAELEHRLREPLSATALGHLGRTLGTLRRAHARDEDDPAG, from the coding sequence ATGCGAAGCGACCCGAAGGAGACCGGCCTGCGGCAGGTCTTCGACGACCTGGTCCGGTTCGAGACGATGCTGTGGAACGCCCTCGACCGGCGCCTGCAGGCCGAGTGCGCCCTCAGCCTGGGCAGCCTGAACACCATGCTGGTGATCGCGTCCACGGAACACTGCCGCGTCTACGACATCGCCTCGGCCCTGGTGATCACGGTCGGCGGCGCCAGCCAGGCCGTCGACCGGCTCGAGGCCGCAGGGTGGTGCGCACGGCAGCCCAATCCGGCCGATCGCCGCTCCTCGATCGTTGTGCTGACCGAGCGTGGCGAGAAGCTACTGGCGGCCGGCGGTGCGGTGTTCGACGCCGAACTCGAGCACCGGCTGCGCGAGCCGCTGTCGGCGACGGCGCTCGGCCACCTCGGCCGGACGCTCGGCACCCTGCGGCGCGCGCACGCACGGGACGAGGACGATCCCGCCGGTTAG
- the tmk gene encoding dTMP kinase — MSEKRGAVISENRAAGATAASPTPAGISASSAIRGVMRVRSYRRLWYTTALSSLGDWLGLLATTALATSLANGYQAKNYALGGVLVVKLLPAIFLGPLAGAFADRFDRRMTMIVSDAVRFVLFLSIPLAHLVVDRDRTLAWLLISSFLIECVSLFWMPAKDASVPNLVRRDQIEAANQLSLVTTYGLTPVAGAGLFSVLSLITNVLARHLDFFKTQPVNLALYLNAATFLAGAVIVVFIPEISGHRNGRVVEGQSGLLHLLREGLSFIKSSRLVGGLIVGLVGAFVAAGAVIGAGKIFVTSLGGGNAAYGVLFGSVFVGLGSGMAFGPRIARDLSRRRLFGLAIVFAAVCLILTAVMPHVALATVFVLGLGFGAGVAYLAGMTLMGTDVDDEMRGRVFAMLQSLIRVVLILALAAVPFAVAQVGRKTFHFGSVDYVVDGTRIVLIVGGILALFAGLLAYRKMDDRQQGAVWQDVTSALRGDSSARRRMRTGGLFVAFEGGEGSGKSTQVERLAEWLRESGTAVTTTHEPGATDVGAQIRRLLLHDSPALSPRAEALLFAADRAHHVESVIRPALEAGQVVVTDRYVDSSLAYQGVGRNLQIDEVRKISRWATGGLQADLIVLLDLPAELGLARVRGRGGEDKLEAESISFHERVREAFRMLAESDPRRYLVLDASLQPDVIAAKVRAAVSRLIRPDCAPAPPPKAVAPQ, encoded by the coding sequence TTGTCCGAGAAGAGGGGGGCCGTCATCAGCGAGAACAGGGCCGCCGGCGCCACGGCTGCCTCGCCGACACCCGCCGGAATCTCGGCCTCGTCGGCGATCCGTGGCGTCATGCGCGTCCGCTCGTACCGCCGCCTCTGGTACACCACGGCACTGTCCAGCCTCGGCGACTGGCTCGGGCTGCTGGCCACCACGGCGCTGGCGACCTCGCTCGCGAACGGCTATCAGGCGAAGAACTACGCCCTCGGCGGCGTGCTGGTGGTCAAGCTGCTGCCCGCGATCTTCCTCGGCCCGCTGGCCGGCGCGTTCGCCGACCGCTTCGACCGCCGCATGACGATGATCGTCTCCGATGCCGTCCGCTTCGTGCTGTTCCTGTCCATCCCGCTGGCCCACCTGGTCGTCGACCGCGACCGGACGTTGGCCTGGTTGCTGATCTCCAGCTTCCTGATCGAATGCGTCAGCCTGTTCTGGATGCCGGCCAAGGACGCGTCGGTGCCGAACCTGGTGCGGCGCGATCAGATCGAGGCCGCCAACCAGCTCAGCCTGGTGACGACCTACGGGCTGACCCCGGTCGCCGGTGCGGGGCTGTTCTCGGTGCTGTCACTGATCACCAACGTGCTGGCCAGGCACCTGGACTTCTTCAAGACCCAACCCGTCAACCTGGCGCTGTACCTGAACGCGGCGACGTTCCTGGCCGGCGCGGTGATCGTGGTGTTCATCCCGGAGATCAGCGGGCACCGCAACGGCCGGGTCGTCGAGGGGCAGTCGGGGTTGCTGCACCTGCTCCGCGAGGGGCTGTCGTTCATCAAGTCCTCGCGCCTGGTCGGCGGCCTGATCGTCGGGCTGGTCGGCGCCTTCGTCGCAGCCGGTGCCGTCATCGGCGCCGGCAAGATCTTCGTCACCAGCCTGGGCGGTGGCAACGCGGCGTACGGCGTGCTGTTCGGCTCGGTGTTCGTCGGCCTCGGCTCGGGCATGGCGTTCGGCCCGCGCATCGCGCGCGATCTGTCCCGGCGGCGGCTGTTCGGGCTCGCCATCGTGTTCGCCGCAGTCTGCCTGATCCTGACGGCCGTCATGCCGCACGTCGCGCTCGCCACCGTGTTCGTCCTCGGGCTCGGGTTCGGCGCGGGCGTCGCGTACCTGGCCGGCATGACGCTGATGGGCACCGACGTCGACGACGAGATGCGCGGGCGGGTCTTCGCGATGCTGCAGTCGCTGATCCGCGTCGTGCTCATCCTCGCGCTCGCCGCGGTGCCGTTCGCCGTCGCGCAGGTGGGGCGCAAGACGTTCCACTTCGGGTCGGTCGACTACGTCGTGGACGGCACCCGGATCGTGCTGATCGTCGGCGGCATCCTGGCCCTGTTCGCCGGCCTGCTGGCCTACCGCAAGATGGACGACCGCCAGCAGGGCGCGGTGTGGCAGGACGTCACGTCCGCGCTGCGCGGCGACTCCTCCGCGCGCCGGCGGATGCGCACCGGCGGTCTGTTCGTCGCGTTCGAAGGCGGCGAGGGCTCGGGCAAGTCCACCCAGGTCGAACGGCTCGCCGAGTGGCTGCGCGAGAGCGGCACCGCTGTCACCACCACGCACGAGCCCGGCGCCACCGACGTCGGGGCGCAGATCCGCCGGCTGCTGCTGCACGACTCGCCGGCGCTGTCGCCGCGGGCCGAGGCGCTGTTGTTCGCGGCCGACCGCGCCCACCACGTCGAGTCGGTGATCCGTCCGGCGCTCGAAGCCGGCCAGGTGGTCGTCACCGACCGGTACGTCGACTCCTCCCTCGCCTACCAGGGTGTCGGGCGGAACCTGCAGATCGACGAGGTGCGCAAGATCTCGCGCTGGGCGACCGGCGGGCTGCAGGCCGACCTGATCGTGCTGCTCGACCTGCCTGCCGAGCTGGGTCTGGCGCGCGTGCGCGGGCGCGGCGGCGAGGACAAGTTGGAGGCCGAGTCGATCAGCTTCCACGAGCGGGTGCGCGAGGCGTTCCGCATGCTCGCCGAGTCCGACCCGCGGCGTTACCTGGTGCTCGACGCCTCGCTACAGCCGGACGTGATCGCCGCGAAGGTGCGCGCCGCGGTCAGCCGGCTGATCCGGCCGGACTGTGCGCCCGCCCCGCCGCCGAAGGCGGTTGCGCCGCAGTGA
- the topA gene encoding type I DNA topoisomerase, producing the protein MIGGFLGAGYVVEASIGHIRDLPRNAADVPAKYKGESWARLGVNTDDGFEPLYVISPDRKQQVSKLKSLVKDADEVYLATDEDREGEAIAWHLVETLQPKVPVRRMVFHEITPSAIAAAVANPREIDVHLVDAQETRRILDRLYGYEVSPVLWKKVLPKLSAGRVQSVATRVVVERERARMAFHSAEYWDVAATFAPGSPKPGDPETFTATLVTVDDLRLATGRDFDPATGRAGGDVLHLDEAGARGLAARLDGRPFTVKGVEEKPYRRRPYPPFMTSTLQQEGGRKLRWSSAVTMRVAQRLYENGFITYMRTDSTTLSETALTAARTQARELYGDAFVPAEPRTYTRKVKNAQEAHEAIRPAGDTFRTPGQVANQLSSDEFRLYELIWQRTLASQMADAVGTTVSVRIAGESSAGEAVVFTTSGRTITFPGFLRAYVEDTDESAEKDDAEKRLPQLAAGDALDPREFAADGHSTAPPARYTEASLVKAMEEMGIGRPSTYASILQTIQDRGYVWKKGPALVPSWTAFAVIGLLESYFGRLVDYGFTASVENDLDAIAAGERSRIEWLQRFYFGAADAPVDSQRISAQGGLKRLIASRLEEIDARGVNSIPLRDTDAVVRVGRYGPYLQRGSDDTAQRASLPEDLAPDEVTPEKVEELLSAPSGDRDLGTAPDGAEITAKSGRFGPYVTDGTRTASLFKSMSLDTVTLEDAVRLLTLPRVVGALDGEEVTAQNGRYGPYLKKGTDSRSLESEEQLFTVDLEQAKAIFAQPKLRGRRTAAAPPLRELGTDAVSGKPMVIKDGRFGPYVTDGETNASLRKGDSIEDITDERASELLADRRARGPVKKAVKKAPAKKAAAKKTAAKKAPAKKAAAKRS; encoded by the coding sequence ATGATCGGCGGCTTCCTCGGCGCGGGGTACGTGGTCGAGGCGTCCATCGGCCACATCCGCGACCTGCCCCGCAACGCCGCCGACGTCCCGGCCAAGTATAAGGGGGAGTCCTGGGCCCGGCTGGGGGTCAACACCGACGACGGCTTCGAACCGCTGTACGTGATCAGCCCGGACCGCAAGCAGCAGGTCAGCAAGCTCAAGAGCCTGGTCAAGGACGCCGACGAGGTCTACCTCGCCACCGATGAGGACCGCGAGGGCGAGGCCATCGCCTGGCACCTCGTCGAGACGCTGCAGCCCAAGGTCCCGGTGCGGCGCATGGTGTTCCACGAGATCACGCCGAGCGCGATCGCCGCCGCCGTGGCCAATCCGCGCGAGATCGACGTGCACCTCGTCGACGCGCAGGAGACCCGCCGCATCCTGGACCGGCTGTACGGCTACGAGGTCAGCCCGGTGCTGTGGAAGAAGGTGCTGCCCAAGCTCTCGGCCGGACGGGTCCAGTCGGTGGCGACGCGGGTCGTGGTCGAGCGCGAGCGGGCCCGGATGGCGTTCCATTCCGCGGAGTACTGGGATGTCGCGGCGACGTTCGCGCCCGGCTCGCCCAAGCCCGGTGACCCGGAGACCTTCACCGCGACGCTGGTGACGGTCGACGATCTGCGACTGGCCACCGGCCGCGACTTCGACCCGGCCACCGGCCGCGCGGGCGGTGACGTGCTGCACCTGGACGAGGCGGGCGCGCGCGGTCTCGCTGCCCGGCTCGACGGCCGTCCGTTCACCGTGAAGGGCGTCGAGGAGAAGCCGTACCGCCGCCGTCCGTACCCGCCGTTCATGACCTCGACGCTGCAGCAGGAGGGCGGCCGCAAGCTGCGCTGGTCGTCCGCAGTGACGATGCGGGTCGCGCAGCGGCTCTACGAGAACGGCTTCATCACCTACATGCGTACCGACTCGACGACGCTGTCGGAGACCGCGCTGACCGCGGCGCGCACCCAGGCCCGCGAGCTCTACGGCGATGCGTTCGTGCCGGCCGAGCCGCGGACCTACACCCGCAAGGTCAAGAACGCGCAGGAGGCGCACGAGGCGATCCGGCCGGCCGGAGACACGTTCCGCACACCGGGCCAGGTGGCGAACCAGCTCTCGTCCGACGAGTTCCGCCTGTACGAACTGATCTGGCAGCGCACGCTCGCCTCGCAGATGGCCGACGCGGTGGGCACGACGGTGTCGGTGCGGATCGCGGGGGAGTCCTCGGCGGGCGAGGCGGTCGTGTTCACCACGTCCGGGCGCACCATCACCTTCCCCGGCTTCCTGCGCGCCTACGTCGAGGACACCGACGAGTCCGCCGAGAAGGACGACGCAGAGAAGCGGCTGCCGCAACTCGCCGCCGGCGACGCCCTCGACCCGCGCGAGTTCGCCGCGGACGGGCACAGCACGGCACCGCCCGCGCGCTACACCGAGGCCTCGCTGGTCAAGGCGATGGAGGAGATGGGCATCGGCCGGCCGTCGACGTACGCCTCGATCCTGCAGACCATCCAGGACCGTGGCTATGTGTGGAAGAAGGGCCCGGCGCTCGTCCCGTCGTGGACCGCGTTCGCGGTGATCGGACTGCTCGAGTCCTACTTCGGCCGGCTCGTCGACTACGGCTTCACCGCGTCGGTCGAGAACGACCTGGATGCGATCGCCGCGGGCGAGCGCTCGCGCATCGAGTGGCTGCAGCGGTTCTACTTCGGCGCGGCGGACGCACCCGTCGACTCGCAGCGCATCTCCGCGCAGGGCGGGCTCAAGCGGCTGATCGCCTCGCGGCTGGAGGAGATCGACGCGCGCGGGGTGAACTCGATCCCGCTGCGCGACACGGATGCGGTCGTGCGGGTCGGGCGCTACGGGCCGTACCTGCAACGAGGCTCGGACGACACGGCCCAACGCGCTTCGCTGCCGGAGGACCTTGCGCCGGACGAGGTGACGCCGGAGAAGGTCGAGGAGCTGCTGTCGGCGCCGTCCGGGGACCGCGACCTGGGGACGGCGCCGGACGGTGCCGAGATCACCGCCAAGTCAGGACGGTTCGGCCCGTACGTGACGGACGGCACGCGGACGGCGTCGCTGTTCAAGTCGATGTCGTTGGACACGGTGACGCTCGAGGACGCGGTGCGGCTGCTGACCCTGCCGCGGGTGGTCGGCGCGCTCGACGGCGAGGAGGTAACCGCGCAGAACGGGCGCTACGGGCCGTACCTGAAGAAGGGCACCGACTCACGCTCGCTGGAGTCCGAGGAGCAGCTGTTCACCGTCGACCTCGAGCAGGCGAAGGCGATCTTCGCCCAGCCCAAGCTGCGTGGTCGGCGCACCGCCGCCGCGCCGCCGCTGCGCGAACTCGGGACCGATGCGGTGTCCGGCAAGCCGATGGTGATCAAGGACGGGCGGTTCGGGCCGTACGTGACCGACGGCGAGACCAATGCGTCGCTGCGCAAGGGCGATTCGATCGAGGACATCACCGACGAGCGGGCGTCCGAACTGCTCGCCGATCGGCGCGCCCGCGGGCCGGTGAAGAAGGCCGTCAAGAAGGCGCCGGCGAAGAAGGCGGCCGCCAAGAAGACCGCCGCGAAGAAGGCGCCGGCGAAGAAGGCTGCAGCGAAGAGATCCTGA
- a CDS encoding alpha/beta hydrolase: MSQQQRELVHRILRDAPFDLGGVPAVQRPLLDAMLTANPLPDDVRLSDGELAGVPVVFLDIAGTESRGVILHLHGGGFAVGSARGSAGLLATLARKSGMRAVAVDYRLAPEHPYPAALQDATAVYRALLEQVDDAATIVVSGESAGGNLAVEVLISGLRAGVAMPAAALLFSPMTDLTVSGDSYRTNAERDPNITAAAIGTRAKDYLDGTGTPAGDPSVSPIFADLTGLPPLLVQAGSHEVLLSDATTLAVRAAAHDVAVTLDVTPGVPHVFQAFAAILDEGDAALDRAAAFLGAHVRAEPSAAAA; encoded by the coding sequence ATGAGCCAGCAACAACGAGAGCTGGTGCACCGCATCCTGCGGGACGCACCGTTCGATCTCGGCGGCGTGCCTGCAGTGCAACGGCCGCTCCTCGACGCGATGCTGACGGCGAACCCGCTCCCGGACGACGTGCGCCTGTCCGACGGCGAACTGGCCGGCGTGCCCGTCGTGTTCCTCGACATCGCCGGGACGGAGTCACGCGGCGTGATCTTGCACCTGCACGGCGGCGGCTTTGCCGTCGGTTCGGCGCGCGGATCGGCCGGGCTGCTTGCCACGCTCGCCCGCAAGAGCGGCATGCGCGCCGTGGCCGTCGACTACCGCCTCGCCCCGGAACACCCCTATCCGGCGGCGTTGCAGGACGCGACCGCCGTCTACCGCGCGCTGCTCGAGCAGGTCGACGACGCAGCGACGATCGTGGTCTCGGGTGAGTCGGCCGGCGGGAACCTGGCGGTCGAGGTGCTGATCAGCGGCCTGCGCGCCGGCGTGGCCATGCCCGCCGCGGCCCTGCTGTTCTCGCCGATGACCGACCTGACTGTCAGCGGCGACAGCTACCGCACCAATGCCGAGCGCGATCCGAACATCACCGCCGCCGCGATCGGCACCCGGGCGAAGGACTACCTGGACGGCACCGGCACGCCGGCCGGCGACCCGTCGGTCAGCCCGATCTTCGCCGACCTCACCGGGCTGCCCCCGCTGCTGGTCCAGGCCGGTTCGCACGAGGTCCTGCTGAGCGACGCCACCACCCTCGCGGTACGCGCTGCGGCGCACGACGTCGCCGTCACGCTGGACGTCACTCCGGGCGTGCCGCACGTCTTCCAGGCTTTCGCCGCCATCCTGGACGAGGGCGACGCGGCGCTGGACCGCGCCGCCGCCTTCCTCGGCGCACACGTTCGGGCCGAGCCGTCAGCGGCGGCCGCGTGA
- a CDS encoding MarR family winged helix-turn-helix transcriptional regulator → MTDEVDEIVEAWTRERPDLDVQPLHVLSRVARLADVLDERRAIAFVEHGLQAHEFDVLSVLRRSGEPFELTAGELATRTHVTSGTMTSRLDRLSGRGFVSRRADPADGRLVRVRLTAEGRTRVDDAVAALLASETELLRSLDPGRRHDLAAALRVLLLAAAR, encoded by the coding sequence ATGACCGACGAGGTCGACGAGATCGTCGAGGCCTGGACGCGCGAGCGTCCCGACCTGGACGTCCAGCCGCTGCACGTGCTCTCGCGGGTGGCCCGGCTTGCGGACGTGCTGGACGAGCGGCGGGCCATCGCCTTCGTCGAACACGGCCTGCAGGCGCACGAGTTCGACGTGCTGTCCGTCCTGCGCCGCAGCGGCGAGCCGTTCGAGCTCACCGCGGGCGAGCTCGCCACGCGCACCCACGTCACGTCCGGCACCATGACCAGCCGGCTCGACCGGCTCAGCGGCCGCGGCTTCGTCTCGCGCCGTGCCGACCCCGCCGACGGCCGCCTGGTCCGGGTGCGGCTCACCGCCGAGGGGCGGACCCGGGTGGACGACGCCGTCGCCGCCCTGCTCGCGAGCGAGACCGAGCTGCTGCGCAGTCTGGACCCGGGCCGGCGCCACGACCTGGCGGCCGCCCTGCGCGTGCTGCTGCTGGCCGCTGCGCGCTGA
- a CDS encoding DNA polymerase III subunit delta' yields MTSLWDELIGQDEAVAVLRDAARAAAVLVSERGSERGSDAASAGNASAFTHAWLFTGPAGSGRSVAARVFAAALECERVADPGCGECTACHTVRAGTHPDVRIMNPEGLSISVKETREIVQQSARLPATGRWQVVIIEDADRLGERAFNALLKAIEEPAPRTVFMLCSPSSHPDDIAVTIRSRCRLVGLRTPPAAAVAAVLERSGIDGATASWAAAAGQGHVGRSRRLAVDAAAREHRATVLAIPASLTSLRACLQAADQLVSAAKAEADAVSGERDADELEALNNALGIGATGKGTAASVRGTAGAIKDLEKRQKSRATRTVRDSLDRALVDLAAFYRDVLLVHAGTDVPRAHPDFDDDVRAVAARVPSAGVLRRLDAVLACRTALELNVKPEIAVEAMTAALRLP; encoded by the coding sequence GTGACCTCGCTGTGGGACGAGCTGATCGGGCAGGACGAGGCGGTGGCCGTGCTGCGTGATGCCGCGCGTGCCGCGGCCGTGCTGGTGAGCGAGCGGGGGAGCGAGCGGGGGAGCGACGCCGCGAGCGCGGGCAATGCGAGCGCGTTCACGCACGCGTGGCTGTTCACCGGGCCGGCCGGGTCAGGGCGCTCGGTCGCGGCGCGCGTGTTCGCGGCCGCGTTGGAGTGCGAGCGGGTCGCGGACCCCGGCTGCGGCGAGTGCACGGCGTGCCACACGGTGCGGGCGGGCACCCATCCGGACGTGCGGATCATGAACCCCGAGGGGTTGTCGATCAGCGTCAAGGAGACCCGCGAGATCGTGCAGCAGTCCGCCCGGCTGCCCGCGACCGGCCGCTGGCAGGTGGTGATCATCGAGGACGCCGACCGGCTCGGCGAGCGCGCGTTCAACGCGCTGCTCAAGGCGATCGAGGAGCCGGCGCCGCGGACCGTGTTCATGCTCTGCTCGCCGTCCTCGCACCCGGACGACATCGCCGTGACGATCCGCTCGCGCTGCCGGCTCGTCGGCCTGCGCACGCCGCCGGCAGCGGCGGTGGCCGCGGTGCTGGAACGCAGCGGCATCGACGGTGCAACGGCGTCCTGGGCGGCTGCCGCCGGCCAGGGGCATGTGGGCCGTTCGCGCCGGCTGGCCGTCGATGCCGCCGCCCGCGAGCATCGCGCGACCGTGTTGGCGATCCCGGCCTCGCTCACCTCGCTGCGCGCCTGCCTGCAGGCGGCCGACCAGCTGGTGTCGGCGGCCAAGGCCGAGGCCGACGCGGTCTCCGGCGAGCGGGACGCCGACGAGCTGGAGGCGCTGAACAACGCGCTGGGCATCGGCGCGACCGGCAAGGGCACGGCCGCCTCGGTACGCGGCACGGCCGGCGCGATCAAGGACCTGGAGAAGCGGCAGAAGTCGCGGGCCACCCGGACGGTGCGTGACTCGCTGGACCGGGCGCTCGTCGACCTCGCGGCGTTCTACCGCGACGTGCTGCTCGTGCACGCAGGCACCGACGTCCCACGCGCGCATCCGGACTTCGACGACGACGTGCGCGCAGTCGCCGCGCGGGTGCCGTCCGCCGGCGTGCTGCGCCGGCTGGACGCGGTGCTGGCCTGCCGCACCGCGCTGGAA